A stretch of the Xiphophorus couchianus chromosome 15, X_couchianus-1.0, whole genome shotgun sequence genome encodes the following:
- the tlr5a gene encoding toll-like receptor 5 isoform X2 has protein sequence MWLLALQLICAAFYLQPAACHPSFQLRGQKAYCADQNLTWVPVLPPNITHLYLDRNFIHEINRTSLRDFEELQKLDLGSQKVVLTIRNDSFLRQRKLTTLVLGGNVGLKLEPRAFAGLVRLGDLWLDHCSLTDSILAENYLEPLLSLERLNLYGNNIVRLNPDGWCLEAFTLAQGRMLEELTNVLVMLVVGKVAHYQLMKCNAVRAFVQRREYLTWPEDPQDLEWFYERLVSLILRDTKVKKFVEDKPEFVKPDCQPPAKDKIPLENIGVVANS, from the exons ATGTGGCTGCTGGCCCTTCAGCTGATCTGCGCTGCCTTCTATCTACAG CCAGCAGCATGTCACCCATCATTCCAGTTGAGGGGACAGAAAGCATACTGCGCCGACCAGAACCTCACCTGGGTCCCTGTTCTGCCCCCCAACATCACCCATTTATATTTGGATAGAAACTTCATCCATGAGATCAACAGGACTTCTCTCAGAGACTTCGAGGAACTCCAGAAATTAGACCTGGGAAGCCAGAAAGTAGTCCTCACCATCAGGAACGACTCTTTCCTCAGGCAGAGAAAGTTGACCACACTGGTTCTCGGCGGCAATGTCGGCCTTAAGCTGGAGCCGCGGGCGTTCGCCGGGCTGGTCAGGTTGGGAGACCTCTGGCTGGATCACTGCTCTTTGACCGACTCCATACTGGCAGAAAACTACCTGGAGCCACTTCTGTCGTTGGAAAGGCTCAACCTCTACGGGAACAACATAGTGAGACTCAATCCGG ATGGCTGGTGTTTGGAGGCGTTCACTTTAGCCCAGGGCCGCATGTTAGAGGAGCTGACCAACGTTCTGGTTATGCTGGTGGTAGGGAAG GTTGCTCACTACCAGCTGATGAAGTGCAATGCAGTCAGAGCTTTTGTCCAGAGGAGAGAGTACCTCACCTGGCCTGAGGACCCTCAGGACCTGGAGTGGTTCTATGAGCGGCTTGTCTCGCTGATCCTCAGAGACACCAAGGTGAAGAAGTTTGTTGAGGACAAGCCTGAGTTTGTGAAGCCAGATTGTCAACCTCCTGCTAAAGACAAGATTCCACTTGAGAACATCGGAGTCGTTGCCAACTCTTAA
- the disp1 gene encoding protein dispatched homolog 1, which yields MALTDSSGDPLLLSNGGHHPFSASGNAPSATSVENCSHLDPLSAACSCDLLPAERDGDMAVRNGAVRLQQGAHVQRASRPVQNGGLVKLNGSLRNLPPSAAASLSSAVTDSQKPNRLHVASTLSSTAPSALCCPHCHFHSTLCCPCGQQDCPLVRSPAASPGPCASPQPGSTSSCPCCLSTCTYSHHLPHHQASPMSLHHQRWQEHLQSQIHPPGISPARPFRFPKSYSELIADWPVVVLGVCTVLIVICALVGVLVPDLPDFSDPLLGFEPRGTAIGQRLVTWNNMVKNTGYKATLANYPFKYADEQAKSHQEPRWSDDHFERDKREVEWDFSKEFFCDIPGDSYSRLVFASAEGKSLWTIQAIKSMCSQDNTRVRSHRDYLNLCQRTNNVSCCPSWTLGNYIAVLTNKSSCQKITERDVSHTLKILRSCAKYYHNGTLGPDCWDMALRRKDQLKCASVPRKCTKYNAVYQILHFLVDKDFLSPKSVEHPPVLKYSMLFSPTEKGESMMNIYLDNFENWNSSDGITTVTGIEFGIKHDLFQDYLLTDTLYPAIAIVIVLLVMCVYTRSVFITLMTIIAIISSLIVSYFLYRMVFNFEFFPFMNLTALIILVGIGADDAFVLCDVWNYTKFDKPHAELSETVSVTLHHAALSMFVTSFTTAAAFYANYVSNITAIRCFGVYAGTAILVNYILMVTWLPAVVVLHERYLPNLFICSKPPQQQQGNCFTQVFWASVCHKIHKCLFTLSEGSRIFFEKVLPCVVIKLRYLWLFWFLAITVGGAYVVCVNPKMKLPSLELAEFQVFRSSHPFERYDAEYKKLFMFERVNHGEDLHMPITIIWGVTPEDNGDPLNPKNKGKLMLDSSFNIASPASQLWILNFCQKLRNQSFVFQSEDQDFTSCFIETFKQWMENQDCEETSVYPCCSQSTFPYKKDVFQLCIKRAIMELDRSTSYHLDSKTPGPRFDINDTIRAIVLEFQSTYLFTLAYEKMYHFYREVDAWITEELRFAPEGLSHGWFISNLEFYDLQDSLSGGTLVAMALSVAVAFSVMLLTTWNVIISLYAILSIAGTIFVTVGSLVLLGWELNVLESVTISVAVGLSVDFAVHYGVAYRLAPEPGREGKVIFSLSRMGSAIAMAAVTTFVAGAMMMPSTVLAYTQLGTFMMLIMCISWAFATFFFQCMCCCLGPQGTCGQIPLPKKLQCQAFSEDAPSSPSPEGKYQLDSRGGEAEHYELEPLASYQKTGVKPEEKEEAEEELGTRLCNGAPSHANHTMSIPHIHSNDTDRKTRPENGLVTSLSTPSRCHYTPNNCTCIDSPSQLLQQWAPHSCTLPPQDSPSCSPTPQLLHLSGNSRTKQNAALLPPNVDAVYSHMDCCVHYVHCPLTHFHHCSQGRAVGHRQGPAHTCHLRKYCVQPASNQDIGQASGSPSAPQTPDKETKHLSPGSTQNGNSQVPTRPNGQCPSPTALTAHRENQRTKEREHCCDKNPASAINTDSITDIDDCRKIPGNQERPESYPVTREQSVKKCKRNSKRAQASSASPKRLYSFNGTLKVKCNSASEFSLPKSEASVPPVAVNTQPSSESLC from the exons ATGGCCCTGACTGACTCCAGTGGAGACCCGCTGTTGCTCAGCAACGGTGGACACCATCCTTTCAGCGCCAGTGGAAATGCTCCTTCAGCTACCAGTGTAGAAAACTGCAGCCACCTGGACCCCCTCTCTGCTGCTTGCAGCTGCGACCTCCTCCCAGCTGAGAGAGACGGAGACATGGCGGTTAGGAACGGAGCCGTGAGGCTGCAGCAGGGAGCCCACGTCCAGAGAGCCAGCAGGCCCGTCCAGAACGGTGGGCTGGTCAAACTCAACGGCTCGTTGAGGAATCTCCCGCCATCAGCGGCTGCGTCTCTGTCTTCTGCCGTCACAGACTCCCAGAAGCCAAACAGACTCCACGTGGCCTCCACCCTGTCATCGACAGCGCCTTCTGCTCTCTGCTGCCCCCACTGCCACTTTCACTCCACCCTGTGCTGCCCCTGTGGACAGCAGGACTGCCCGCTTGTCCGGAGCCCTGCCGCCAGCCCTGGGCCATGCGCCAGTCCACAGCCAGGTAGCACCTCCTCCTGCCCCTGCTGCCTCTCCACCTGCACATACTCTCACCATCTTCCTCATCACCAAGCCTCCCCTATGTCTCTGCATCACCAACGCTGGCAAGAGCACCTGCAGAGCCAGATACATCCTCCTGGGATCAG ccCTGCAAGGCCCTTTCGATTCCCCAAAAG CTATTCTGAGCTGATAGCTGATTGGCCAGTGGTTGTGCTGGGAGTGTGTACGGTGCTCATCGTGATTTGCGCGCTGGTGGGAGTCCTGGTGCCTGACCTGCCAGATTTCTCCGACCCGCTCCTG ggGTTTGAGCCTCGGGGAACTGCCATTGGCCAGCGGCTGGTCACATGGAACAACATGGTGAAGAATACAGGCTACAAAGCCACACTGGCCAACTACCCCTTCAAATATGCAGACGAGCAAGCCAAAAG TCACCAGGAACCTCGGTGGTCAGATGACCACTTTGAAAGAGACAAGCGGGAGGTTGAGTGGGATTTCAGCAAAGAGTTCTTCTGTGACATACCAG GTGACAGTTACTCCAGACTGGTGTTTGCGTCAGCTGAAGGGAAAAGTCTGTGGACTATTCAGGCCATCAAATCAATGTGCAGCCAGGACAACACAAGA GTGCGCTCCCACCGTGATTACCTGAATCTCTGTCAGCGCACCAATAATGTCTCCTGTTGTCCAAGCTGGACACTGGGCAACTACATAGCTGTTCTCACTAACAAGTCGTCCTGCCAGAAGATCACAGAGCGGGACGTGTCCCACACTCTCAAGATCTTGCGATCGTGCGCCAAGTACTACCATAATGGCACGCTTGGACCCGATTGCTGGGACATGGCACTACGTCGCAAAGATCAGCTGAAATGTGCCAGCGTTCCACGGAAGTGCACCAAGTACAATGCGGTGTACCAGATCCTTCACTTCCTGGTGGACAAAGACTTCCTGAGCCCAAAGAGTGTGGAGCATCCTCCAGTCCTCAAGTACAGCATGTTGTTCTCTCCTACAGAGAAAGGAGAGTCCATGATGAACATCTATTTGGACAACTTTGAGAACTGGAACTCCTCCGACGGCATCACCACCGTCACAGGAATTGAGTTCGGAATCAAACACGACCTCTTCCAGGACTACCTCCTCACTGACACGTTGTACCCCGCTATCGCCATAGTCATAGTCCTGCTGGTCATGTGCGTGTACACACGCTCGGTTTTCATCACTCTAATGACAATAATCGCCATCATCAGTTCGCTGATCGTCTCCTACTTTCTTTACCGAATGGTCTTTAACTTTGAGTTCTTCCCTTTCATGAACCTCACTGCCCTCATCATCTTGGTAGGGATCGGGGCCGACGACGCGTTTGTTCTTTGTGACGTGTGGAACTACACCAAGTTTGACAAACCGCACGCCGAGTTGTCGGAGACGGTAAGCGTGACCCTGCACCACGCCGCCCTCTCAATGTTTGTCACCAGCTTCACCACCGCTGCCGCGTTTTATGCCAACTACGTCAGCAACATTACCGCCATACGCTGCTTCGGGGTCTATGCCGGGACTGCCATCTTAGTCAACTACATCCTGATGGTGACGTGGCTCCCTGCTGTCGTGGTGCTGCATGAGCGCTACCTGCCCAATCTGTTCATCTGTTCCAAGCcccctcagcagcagcagggaaacTGCTTCACGCAGGTCTTCTGGGCCTCCGTTTGCCACAAGATCCACAAATGCCTGTTCACCCTCTCTGAGGGATCACGGATCTTCTTTGAGAAGGTGCTGCCCTGCGTTGTCATCAAACTGCGCTACCTCTGGCTCTTCTGGTTCCTCGCCATCACGGTCGGCGGAGCTTACGTGGTCTGCGTGAACCCCAAGATGAAACTGCCGTCCTTGGAGCTGGCCGAGTTCCAGGTGTTCCGGTCCTCTCACCCTTTTGAGCGCTATGACGCTGAGTACAAAAAGCTCTTCATGTTCGAGAGAGTTAACCACGGCGAGGACCTCCACATGCCCATCACAATCATCTGGGGGGTTACGCCGGAGGATAACGGAGATCCTCTGAACCCCAAAAACAAGGGGAAGCTGATGCTGGACAGCAGCTTTAACATAGCCAGTCCAGCATCTCAACTGTGGATCCTTAACTTCTGCCAGAAGCTTAGGAACCAAAGCTTTGTCTTTCAGTCAGAAGATCAGGACTTCACTAGCTGCTTCATCGAGACGTTCAAACAG TGGATGGAGAACCAAGACTGTGAAGAGACCTCTGTCTACCCTTGCTGCAGTCAGTCTACCTTTCCCTATAAGAAGGATGTGTTTCAGTTGTGCATCAAGAGAGCCATTATGGAGCTGGATCGAAGCACAAGCTACCATCTGGACAGCAAGACCCCCGGACCTCGATTTGACATCAACGACACCATCAGAGCCATCGTTTTGGAGTTTCAGAGTACCTACCTCTTCACTCTGGCTTATGAGAAGATGTACCACTTCTATCGTGAG gtGGATGCCTGGATCACAGAGGAGCTCCGCTTCGCCCCAGAGGGTCTCAGCCATGGCTGGTTTATCAGCAACCTGGAATTCTACGACCTCCAAGACAGTCTGTCTGGTGGCACTCTGGTTGCCATGGCGCTATCTGTGGCAGTGGCTTTCAGCGTCATGCTGCTAACCACCTGGAATGTCATCATCAGCCTGTACGCCATCTTGTCTATCGCCGGGACCATATTTGTCACAGTGGGCTCCCTGGTGTTGTTGGGCTGGGAGCTGAACGTCCTTGAGTCCGTCACCATCTCGGTTGCCGTGGGGTTGTCCGTGGACTTCGCCGTCCACTATGGCGTTGCTTACAGGCTCGCTCCAGAACCCGGCCGGGAAGGGAAAGTGATCTTCTCCCTCAGCCGGATGGGCTCTGCAATCGCCATGGCGGCAGTGACCACCTTTGTTGCCGGAGCGATGATGATGCCATCAACGGTCCTGGCCTACACCCAGCTGGGCACATTCATGATGCTCATCATGTGCATAAGTTGGGCTTTCGCTACCTTCTTCTTTCAGTGCATGTGCTGCTGCCTCGGACCCCAGGGCACCTGCGGTCAGATTCCCCTGCCCAAGAAGCTGCAGTGCCAGGCCTTCAGTGAAGACGCACCCTCGAGCCCCTCTCCTGAGGGGAAGTATCAGCTGGACAGCAGGGGCGGAGAGGCAGAGCACTACGAGCTGGAGCCGTTGGCCTCCTATCAGAAAACTGGAGTTAAACcagaagagaaggaggaggcggaggaagAGCTGGGCACTCGGCTCTGTAATGGAGCCCCTTCTCATGCTAACCACACCATGTCTATACCACACATTCACAGCAATgatacagacagaaaaacacggcCAGAAAATGGGCTAGTAACCTCACTCTCTACGCCATCCAGGTGCCACTACACTCCCAACAACTGCACATGTATAGACTCCCCATCCCAGCTTCTACAGCAGTGGGCCCCACATTCCTGTACTCTGCCTCCCCAGGACTCCCCTTCCTGCTCCCCCACCCCTCAGCTTCTCCATCTCTCAGGTAATTCCAGGACCAAGCAGAACGCAGCCCTGTTGCCTCCAAACGTGGACGCGGTCTATTCACACATGGACTGCTGTGTTCATTATGTCCACTGCCCCCTCACCCATTTCCATCACTGCTCACAGGGCAGAGCAGTGGGCCACAGGCAGGGACCTGCCCATACCTGCCATCTCAGGAAGTACTGCGTCCAACCAGCCTCAAACCAGGACATTGGCCAAGCTTCAGGGTCACCATCTGCTCCACAGACTCCAGACAAAGAGACAAAGCATTTAAGTCCTGGCAGTACCCAGAATGGGAACTCCCAAGTCCCAACCCGACCCAATGGCCAGTGTCCCAGCCCCACTGCACTAACAGCTCATCGTGAAAACCAGAGGACAAAGGAACGCGAACACTGCTGTGACAAAAACCCTGCCTCCGCCATTAATACAGACTCAATCACAGACATTGATGATTGTCGTAAAATCCCTGGTAACCAGGAGAGGCCTGAAAGTTATCCCGTCACACGGGagcaaagtgtgaaaaagtgcAAACGGAACTCAAAAAGAGCGCAGGCGTCCTCCGCCTCCCCAAAGAGACTCTACTCTTTTAACGGGACGTTGAAAGTGAAGTGCAATTCAGCTTCAGAGTTTAGCTTGCCAAAAAGCGAAGCCAGCGTGCCTCCTGTTGCAGTGAACACTCAGCCGTCCTCTGAAAGCTTATGCTGA
- the tlr5a gene encoding toll-like receptor 5 isoform X1, translating to MWLLALQLICAAFYLQPAACHPSFQLRGQKAYCADQNLTWVPVLPPNITHLYLDRNFIHEINRTSLRDFEELQKLDLGSQKVVLTIRNDSFLRQRKLTTLVLGGNVGLKLEPRAFAGLVRLGDLWLDHCSLTDSILAENYLEPLLSLERLNLYGNNIVRLNPGQFFWNLTKFSQLILELNHLEKICEKDLVGFQGKSFHLLDLRSNSFFRSDVDWKDCGNPFKGIAFNTLDISGSGMNLETLKLFFRAIRGTPIAHLKCSGSLGKDFSYNNMPDPDKDTFQGLEASSVVHLDLSGNRIFALKTGVFRALKDAERIDVSRNKINFIETNAFNGLQNLLQLNLSSNLLGEIRSNTFSNLINLLILDLSNNHIGVLGDQAFSGLPQLHHLYLTGNSLRQLASPAPLPNLEFLLLKDNKLHSISSIISLWNSSVYLDISENRFTNLEDLYVVLTHFKRLLYFFYGGNTILWCTINPGVSMPPGNSLAVLDLHGNSLQISWAQGHCLDIFDNLQNLIGLNISLNSLMTLPHGIFSGLTSIRNIDLSSNALTYLEASVFPASLKSLDLSNNFLVSPDPITFHSLSTLNLLGNRFQCDCALEGFLKWMNTTNVTFLSPAQEYRCEFPVSVHNLPLVEFPNIMESCEDEEEDVQAFQLALFICSAILVFSLVLGGIIYARLRGQIFIIYKKIVNRVLEGPKPPAQENNWQYDAFLCFTNSDYRWVEAALLKKLDNQFAEENLFHCCFEARDFLPGEDHLSNIRDAIWGSRKTLCIVSKEFLKDGWCLEAFTLAQGRMLEELTNVLVMLVVGKVAHYQLMKCNAVRAFVQRREYLTWPEDPQDLEWFYERLVSLILRDTKVKKFVEDKPEFVKPDCQPPAKDKIPLENIGVVANS from the exons ATGTGGCTGCTGGCCCTTCAGCTGATCTGCGCTGCCTTCTATCTACAG CCAGCAGCATGTCACCCATCATTCCAGTTGAGGGGACAGAAAGCATACTGCGCCGACCAGAACCTCACCTGGGTCCCTGTTCTGCCCCCCAACATCACCCATTTATATTTGGATAGAAACTTCATCCATGAGATCAACAGGACTTCTCTCAGAGACTTCGAGGAACTCCAGAAATTAGACCTGGGAAGCCAGAAAGTAGTCCTCACCATCAGGAACGACTCTTTCCTCAGGCAGAGAAAGTTGACCACACTGGTTCTCGGCGGCAATGTCGGCCTTAAGCTGGAGCCGCGGGCGTTCGCCGGGCTGGTCAGGTTGGGAGACCTCTGGCTGGATCACTGCTCTTTGACCGACTCCATACTGGCAGAAAACTACCTGGAGCCACTTCTGTCGTTGGAAAGGCTCAACCTCTACGGGAACAACATAGTGAGACTCAATCCGGGTCAGTTCTTTTGGAATCTCACAAAGTTCTCACAGTTAATTCTTGAGCTGAATCACCTTGAGAAAATATGTGAGAAAGACTTAGTTGGCTTCCAGGGGAAATCTTTTCACCTCCTGGACTTGCGGTCGAACAGCTTCTTCAGATCTGACGTTGACTGGAAGGACTGCGGAAACCCTTTCAAAGGAATAGCCTTCAACACCCTTGATATCTCAGGAAGTGGAATGAATTTGGAgacattaaaattgtttttcagagcAATCAGAGGGACTCCAATTGCTCATCTTAAATGTTCTGGAAGTCTTGGGAAAGACTTTTCCTATAACAACATGCCTGATCCAGACAAAGACACTTTTCAAGGCCTCGAGGCGAGTTCAGTTGTTCATTTAGATTTATCAGGAAACAggatttttgctttaaagacTGGAGTTTTCAGGGCTCTGAAAGACGCAGAGAGGATTGATGTCTCCCGGAATAAGATAAACTTTATAGAGACAAACGCCTTCAATGGTCTGCAGAATCTGCTACAACTCAACCTGTCATCCAATCTGTTAGGAGAGATCCGCTCCAACACCTTCAGCAATCTGATTAACCTTCTCATTTTGGACTTGTCTAACAACCACATTGGTGTTCTTGGAGACCAGGCCTTCAGTGGTCTTCCCCAGTTACATCATTTATATCTGACAGGAAACTCTCTGCGACAGCTGGCATCTCCTGCGCCGCTACCGAATTTAGAGTTCCTCCTCCTAAAAGACAATAAGTTGCATTCCATTAGCAGCATCATTAGCTTGTGGAACAGCAGTGTCTATTTAGATATTTCAGAAAACAGATTCACAAACCTGGAGGACCTTTATGTCGTTTTAACTCATTTCAAGCGTCTGCTGTACTTTTTTTACGGGGGCAACACCATTTTGTGGTGCACTATAAATCCAGGGGTCTCCATGCCTCCTGGTAATAGTTTGGCTGTGTTGGACCTTCATGGCAATTCCCTCCAGATCTCTTGGGCACAGGGGCATTGCCTGGACATATTTGATAATTTGCAGAATCTGATTGGTTTAAATATCAGCCTCAATTCCCTGATGACCCTTCCTCATGGGATATTCAGTGGTCTCACCTCGATTAGAAATATCGACCTTTCGTCCAATGCCCTGACCTATCTGGAGGCCAGTGTTTTCCCAGCCAGCCTAAAATCGCTCGACCTCTCAAACAACTTCCTAGTCTCTCCCGATCCAATAACTTTCCACTCACTCAGCACCCTCAACCTCTTGGGAAATCGGTTCCAGTGTGATTGCGCTCTGGAGGGCTTCCTGAAGTGGATGAACACAACCAATGTGACTTTCCTGAGCCCGGCTCAGGAATACAGATGCGAGTTCCCAGTTTCTGTCCACAATCTTCCCCTAGTGGAGTTTCCCAACATCATGGAGTCATGtgaagatgaggaagaagaCGTTCAGGCTTTTCAGTTGGCTCTTTTCATCTGCTCCGCCATTCTCGTCTTCAGCCTTGTACTCGGCGGGATTATTTACGCCCGCCTACGAGGGCAAATATTCATCATCTACAAAAAGATCGTCAACAGGGTTCTTGAGGGCCCCAAACCGCCTGCCCAAGAGAACAACTGGCAATACGATGCCTTCCTGTGCTTCACCAACAGCGACTACAGGTGGGTGGAGGCCGCCTTGCTGAAGAAGCTAGACAACCAGTTTGCAGAAGAGAACTTGTTCCACTGTTGCTTCGAAGCTAGAGACTTTCTACCTGGGGAGGATCATCTGTCAAACATCAGGGATGCTATTTGGGGAAGCAGGAAGACCTTGTGCATCGTCTCCAAGGAGTTTCTCAAAG ATGGCTGGTGTTTGGAGGCGTTCACTTTAGCCCAGGGCCGCATGTTAGAGGAGCTGACCAACGTTCTGGTTATGCTGGTGGTAGGGAAG GTTGCTCACTACCAGCTGATGAAGTGCAATGCAGTCAGAGCTTTTGTCCAGAGGAGAGAGTACCTCACCTGGCCTGAGGACCCTCAGGACCTGGAGTGGTTCTATGAGCGGCTTGTCTCGCTGATCCTCAGAGACACCAAGGTGAAGAAGTTTGTTGAGGACAAGCCTGAGTTTGTGAAGCCAGATTGTCAACCTCCTGCTAAAGACAAGATTCCACTTGAGAACATCGGAGTCGTTGCCAACTCTTAA